The Pseudofrankia inefficax genome window below encodes:
- a CDS encoding LytR C-terminal domain-containing protein: protein MSGPGSTTTAARSAAAPPPRRPTGNSRLRALGAALIAVLAVGVGILLVNLLHNPKSGAQPPTASRASTAAPVTSATPRATASAHPTSATSSARPSASSPRPTTQPPAGSGAVAPVVILNDSKIEGLADAASGPVKDAGFTVDRVGGYISTYNVPVTTVFYEDDLKAAAQNLQQRVSGIVKIEPIAGTDIKLYEPGKLILVVTRDFPTPAP from the coding sequence ATGAGCGGGCCCGGCTCCACCACCACCGCGGCCCGCTCCGCCGCCGCGCCGCCGCCGCGCCGCCCGACCGGCAACAGCCGGCTGCGGGCCTTGGGCGCCGCGCTGATCGCCGTGCTTGCCGTGGGCGTCGGCATTCTGCTGGTCAACCTGCTGCACAACCCGAAGTCGGGGGCACAGCCACCCACCGCGAGCCGCGCCTCGACCGCCGCTCCGGTCACGTCCGCGACGCCCCGGGCCACGGCGAGCGCCCACCCGACCAGCGCGACGTCGTCGGCCCGGCCCAGCGCGTCCTCGCCACGCCCGACCACCCAGCCGCCGGCCGGCTCGGGCGCCGTGGCCCCGGTCGTGATCCTCAACGACTCCAAGATCGAGGGTCTCGCCGACGCCGCCAGCGGCCCGGTCAAGGACGCGGGCTTCACGGTCGACCGGGTCGGGGGCTACATCAGCACCTACAACGTGCCGGTCACCACCGTCTTCTACGAGGACGACCTCAAGGCCGCGGCCCAGAACCTCCAGCAGCGGGTCTCCGGCATCGTCAAGATCGAGCCGATCGCCGGCACCGACATCAAGCTCTACGAACCGGGCAAGCTGATCCTCGTCGTCACCCGCGACTTCCCCACTCCGGCCCCGTAG
- a CDS encoding DUF3263 domain-containing protein, whose protein sequence is MDDAQQQESTAPQAAQPAEASPPAGAGGLSDRDARVLRFERRTWRYPAAKDEAIRTEFGLSPARYYQLLNALIESPAALAAEPVLVGRLSRLRAARRQGWSPAASVTAGSGRAPSGADVVEPYPTDPT, encoded by the coding sequence GTGGACGACGCGCAGCAGCAGGAGTCGACGGCCCCCCAGGCGGCCCAGCCTGCTGAAGCGTCCCCGCCGGCTGGCGCTGGAGGGCTGTCGGACCGAGATGCCCGGGTGCTGCGGTTCGAGCGGCGGACCTGGCGCTACCCGGCGGCCAAGGACGAGGCCATCCGCACGGAGTTCGGCCTCTCCCCGGCGCGCTACTACCAGTTGCTGAACGCGCTGATCGAGTCCCCGGCCGCGCTGGCCGCCGAACCCGTGTTGGTCGGTCGGCTCTCGCGGCTGCGGGCCGCGCGCCGCCAGGGCTGGTCCCCGGCGGCGAGCGTCACCGCGGGCTCGGGCCGCGCTCCGTCCGGTGCCGACGTCGTCGAGCCCTACCCGACGGACCCGACATGA